In Candidatus Sericytochromatia bacterium, the sequence AGTGAAAAGCCGCGCCTGAGGTCCAGCTGGCACGCAGGCAGCGACACCAGCTGCCACGAACGAACCCGCCAGCATCAGGCTGAGCCAGGGGGCGCGGCGCTTGTTCTCGAACCTCTCAGGACGCATAGACCAGATATACCCATGAAGCAAGGGTTGCTGACAGTGATGGTGCGTCGACCAAGCCGTGCTGCCCGCCCGCGCGGCGCGTCAGCTTTGGGACGGGAAGGCGTGATGTCATCCGTGCGATGAGGTGCATGCGCATCAGACACTGGTCGCTGTTACTCGGCTCGATCCGGGTGTCGATGGGCGGGTGTTGTGGTCCAAACCGCATGTCCGCAGTCCTTCAGGGCGACGCTTCGATGGTGGCGGGCCTGACCGCCCGACCCGCGTCCAGCCGCCCCTCCCCGGCCAGGTCATCCCGTCCGGGCAGGCCCAGGTCCGTGACCGCCCGCAGCAGGCGTTGCCGCAACAGGTCCACGAAGGCGCCATTGGCTCTGGCGTGCTGCGGGTCATAGCGGGCCGTCACCAGGGCGGCCACCCCGGCCACGTAGGGCGAGGCCATCGAGGTGCCGCTGAGGTATCCGTAGGCCCCTCCGGGCAGCGTCGCGTAGATCTCCTCGCCCGGGGCCACCAGGTCCAGTCGTGCGCCTCCGTTCGAAAAGGCGCTCACGCCCTCCCAGGTCGCGTGGTGAAAGGCACTGCCGACCGCCAGCACCCCGGAACTGTTGGCCGGTGAGGCCACAAAGGGAGCGGCGTCGTTGCCGCTGGAGGCCACCACAAGGATGCCCGCCGCACGGGCGATCGCCGTCGCCTCGGTATAAAGGGCGCTGACGTCGGCACTCGACTTTCCCAGGCTCATGTTGATCACCCGCACCCGCGACCCGTCATCTGGGCTGGGGCGCCAGTTCACGGCGTGCATGAAACCGCGTAGAATCTCCGTGTCGGTACCGCCATCCGGTCCCAGCACCTTGATCGGCAGGATTCGCACCCCCCACGCCACCCCGGCGCCACCCTGCGCGTTCTGACCATCGGCGCCGACGATGCCTGTCACGTGCGTGCCGTGGCCATCCGACTCATCCGTGACGTTGCTGGTCGGCGAGGCCCCGTCCAGCGCATTGAAGGGCGTGACGACTCGCCCCGCGAATTCCGGGTGGGTCACGTCCAGGCCCGAGTCCAGCACCGCGACGACGATGCTGGCCTGACTCGCCGGCGACACCAGGGTCCAGGCTTCGCGGGTGTTGGCGCTGGCCGTTGCGTGGGCCCACTGCCGCGGCAGGTCCGGCTCCGTGAACTTTCGCATCCGGCCCTCTCGCACCAGCCCGCGCACCTCGGGTACGGCGTTGACGCGTTGTCGCCAGGCGGCCGTATCCCCGCTTTCGGGCGGCTCGACCCGCACCAGCCATCCTTCGCCCCAGGCCACGCGGGTCGTCAGGCGGCTGTCGCGGAAGGCCGGGCTGCGCAGCAGGCGCTCTAGCCCAACTGTATCCGCCACGCGCAGCAGGTAGGCGCTTGTGTCGGGTTGGGTCTTCCCAGCGCTTGCGATCCGCGCGGGAGGCGCGGTCGGATCTAGCGTGCCCAGGTGAGGGCCGTTGAGCGACGACAGCGGGTCGGGCGCGGGACGGGTGGATTGCCAGGCCGCCTGGGAGGGGGGAGCGGACGGCGCGGCCGAGGGCTGGCGCGTGAGCGGCGAGGAGGCGGCCTGTCCGGCAGGTGCGGGATGGACAGCGGTTCTCACGGCACGTGCCTCGGTGGCGCCGCTGTGGCGTTCAGGCCTCGGCACGGTCGGGTGCTGGACTGTCGGCAGACGACAGCCCAGCAGGAGGCCCACGGTGAGGACCAGCCATGAACGCTGTCCCCGGAGGGGCCGCAGGAGGGGGGAAATGCCGCGGCGCCGTCTCATGGTCGGTAGACCTCGACCGTCGTGAGCGGCAAGCGCGCCTCTCCGTGCCCACCGATGGCGAACAGGCGCCCCTCGTCCGCCACCAGCGTCAGCAAGGCGCGTGGCGTCGGCATACGGCTCACCACCTGCCAGCTGGGGTTCGGCAGGGCCGGGTCGAGGCACAGGACGTTCTCCTGGAGCGTGCCGTTGCCGTCCTGGCCCCCCATCAGGTAGATCTTGCCCTCCCAGACGGCTGCGGCGCCGGAGTGGCGGGCCACCGGCAAGGCTGGCGGGGCTCCGGGGAGGCCGTCATCGCTGCTGCGCCAGCTGTTCAGCTGGAGGTCGAACACCATGACCCGGGTCTGGGCCTGAAGGCTCCCGTCTGTCGAGAAGGAATAGCCGCCAATCACCCACCCGCGTGAGCCCACCCGCGCGCCGGCGGAACCTGCCACCCCGTGAGGCAGGTTCGACGCGTTCTGCAGGGCCCGGGTGTCCATGTTCAGGAACTGGTTCCGAACAAGCACCTGCCCCTCCGCCTCGCCTCCCGCCAGGAACAGCAGGTTGCCGTTGCTGAAGCTGGCCGGGGCCCGCACGGGCAAGACGCCGGTATTGAAGACGGTCGGGGCCGCGCCCACCGTGTAGCGGGCCACCCGCCCGACGCTACCGACCAGCAGGCCCCCTGCCGTGAACAGCTGGTCCTGATAGACGCCCGCTCCAGGCACGCTCAGCCCCGACTCGTCCTCGTCGGTATCGTGCAGCTCCCAGGCAAGGGACGTTGGTCCGCTCAGCGCCAGCGTCTCGTAGGAGCCTCGGGGGGTGCCCTCGACCGCCACCAGGTGCGCGCCCAGGCGGCCCGCCACCAGTCCGGCGCGCGGGCGGCGCAGGGGCGGCCAGAGGCTCCAGTTCTGGGAGCCGGCTGGCTGCAAGCTCAGGTCGATTCGCGCGGTCCCTGAACTCGGGGGAGGCGGTGCGCCCCCGCCGCCTCCTCCGCCCCCGCCTCCGCCACCGCCACCGGCCGCACGGGGCGGGGCGACGGAGGGCGCCGGTGAGGCCGGGACGGTGTCCGAGGCCGGTAGCCACGGCGAGGGGGCGTCAGAGGGACTGACAGGAGTTGGGGGGGCGGCGATCGCCGCCGGCTTGAGTTCGCTGCCCGTGGCCACGGGATTCCCTGCGGCGGGGGCCACTCCCGGCGACCCGCCCGTCGCGGCGGTGCCGGCAGGCGGCAGGGCCTGGCAGGCGGCACAGGCCAGAGGAAGCAGGATACAGGGTGTGAGGCGGGCGCTCATGGGCCGATCGCCTCCACCGTCCTGACGGGCAGGGCACCCTCCTCGCTGCGACCGAGCAAGCCGCCGGCCACCAGCAGGCGACCGTCCACCAGCCCCATGCCGGCGAAGGCGCGCGGGGTCCTCAGGGGCGCCTTGCGCTCCCACGTCCCGCTGGCCGGGTCGAACACCTCCACCGCGCCCGAGAGGCGTCCGCGCCCATCCAGGCCGCCGGCGACCCAGATCCGTCCCCCCACGGAGGCGGCGGCGGCCCCGTAGCGCGCCGTGGGCATGCTGGAAACCTGTCGAAACTGGCTGTCCTGGCTCGGGTTGTAGGCGTACACGTCGCTCAGGTCCTGTTCCATCAGGTTCAAGAACCCACTCAGCACGCTTTTGCGTCCGCCGAACAGGTACCAGGTGTCCTGCACGACGGCACTGGCACAGCCATAGCCGGCCGCCGGGAAGCTGGGCAGCGAGGTGGTGGCCCAGGCGTTCGCGACGGGATCGTAGCGGTGGGTCGTGCCGCTGCTGGGGAAGGGCCAGGACGGTCGGCCACCCGTGACGTAGAGGGCCCCACCGAGGCTGGCCGCCGCCATGAGCTCCGCGCGCTTGCCGTCGGGCAGGGAGGGCAGCATCTCGGCCGTGCCGCTGGCCAGACTCAGCCGACGCACGCCGCCGACGGGGTCGAAATCGGGCCCGAGGCCGCCGAAGAGGTAGAGGCGATCGCCGTGGACCGCCCCGGCGGCCCCGCTCACGGCGTGAAACCCGTTGACTGCCGGCAGTTGCAGGGCGCTGGTGGCCGGGCTGCCCACCAGCGCCAGGTCGTCGGCGAAGGCCGGCCAGGCCGGCGTGGTGGCGCTGGGGGGCGCTTGCACCTGACCACCGGCCAGCACCAGAGCGGCACTGCCCCCGGGCAGCGACACCACCCCGAAAGCGGCTTCGCCGCGCGGCACCGGGAGCGACGGCGCCGCATCGACGCTGCCGAAGGACAGCGGCAACTCGAGGCGCTGGCCCGGCGCGAGGTGGACCGTGTGGCTCTGGGAGGCCAGCCCGTCGGCGCCGAGGGGCAGCAGCTGCAGTGTCCAGGTGCCTGGCGGCACCGGGCCGAGTTCGCGCACCTCGCCATCGATCGTCAGGCCCAGCGAGGTGGGGTCGGAGAGCGCCACCCGGGCCTCGGCGCCCGGTGGCCAGTCCTGGGGCTGTAAGAGGAGCCGGGCCGGCGTGGGCAGGAAGGCGGGCTGGACGGTCGGCAGGCTGCCGGAGGCGTGCCAGGCCTGGGCGATCGCCGAGACGTCGAGCAGTCCCGGGTGGGAAACCCGAAAGTGCCGCTGCCAGGCCTCCACGGCCGGGGTGACCTGGCTGAAGTCGAGCGATTCGACCAGGGTGGTGCTGGCGACCAGGTCGCGCTGGCGCAATTCTTCCACGATTGCCCCGGCCACGGTCGAGGCGGGGGTCAGCGCGAAGCGGTTCTCGCCGCCGACGATCGGTCCCAGGCCGCGCCAGACGCCGTTGGGCAGGGGGGCCAGGTTGGCATCGAGCGAGACCACGCGCACCAGCACGCGCGGCAGCAGCGGCAGATCCGCCAGCACGGCCTGGCTCGGCCCCGGCGCGAGTTCCACTTCCCGCACGGGTTGCCCCTGCGCGTCGAGGAGGCTGATCCGGTAGCGGGCGGGCTGCAGGTCGAACGCGAGCAGGGACCGCCGACCCGCCTGCAGGGCGGTCCAGTCGAGGCGCAGCCAGGCGTTCGCCGGGGTGGTAAGGCCAGGCGGGCCCGCCTCCCGGCCGAGCCAGGCCGAGGGCTGGCATCCCAGCAGCAAGCCGGCCAGCAGCAGCGGCAGCCGGCCACCCAGACGGAAAGGCTGGTTCGAGCGG encodes:
- a CDS encoding S8 family serine peptidase is translated as MRTAVHPAPAGQAASSPLTRQPSAAPSAPPSQAAWQSTRPAPDPLSSLNGPHLGTLDPTAPPARIASAGKTQPDTSAYLLRVADTVGLERLLRSPAFRDSRLTTRVAWGEGWLVRVEPPESGDTAAWRQRVNAVPEVRGLVREGRMRKFTEPDLPRQWAHATASANTREAWTLVSPASQASIVVAVLDSGLDVTHPEFAGRVVTPFNALDGASPTSNVTDESDGHGTHVTGIVGADGQNAQGGAGVAWGVRILPIKVLGPDGGTDTEILRGFMHAVNWRPSPDDGSRVRVINMSLGKSSADVSALYTEATAIARAAGILVVASSGNDAAPFVASPANSSGVLAVGSAFHHATWEGVSAFSNGGARLDLVAPGEEIYATLPGGAYGYLSGTSMASPYVAGVAALVTARYDPQHARANGAFVDLLRQRLLRAVTDLGLPGRDDLAGEGRLDAGRAVRPATIEASP
- a CDS encoding kelch repeat-containing protein, coding for MIARLSRSNQPFRLGGRLPLLLAGLLLGCQPSAWLGREAGPPGLTTPANAWLRLDWTALQAGRRSLLAFDLQPARYRISLLDAQGQPVREVELAPGPSQAVLADLPLLPRVLVRVVSLDANLAPLPNGVWRGLGPIVGGENRFALTPASTVAGAIVEELRQRDLVASTTLVESLDFSQVTPAVEAWQRHFRVSHPGLLDVSAIAQAWHASGSLPTVQPAFLPTPARLLLQPQDWPPGAEARVALSDPTSLGLTIDGEVRELGPVPPGTWTLQLLPLGADGLASQSHTVHLAPGQRLELPLSFGSVDAAPSLPVPRGEAAFGVVSLPGGSAALVLAGGQVQAPPSATTPAWPAFADDLALVGSPATSALQLPAVNGFHAVSGAAGAVHGDRLYLFGGLGPDFDPVGGVRRLSLASGTAEMLPSLPDGKRAELMAAASLGGALYVTGGRPSWPFPSSGTTHRYDPVANAWATTSLPSFPAAGYGCASAVVQDTWYLFGGRKSVLSGFLNLMEQDLSDVYAYNPSQDSQFRQVSSMPTARYGAAAASVGGRIWVAGGLDGRGRLSGAVEVFDPASGTWERKAPLRTPRAFAGMGLVDGRLLVAGGLLGRSEEGALPVRTVEAIGP